A window from Dioscorea cayenensis subsp. rotundata cultivar TDr96_F1 chromosome 10, TDr96_F1_v2_PseudoChromosome.rev07_lg8_w22 25.fasta, whole genome shotgun sequence encodes these proteins:
- the LOC120270921 gene encoding uncharacterized protein LOC120270921, whose translation MAKSITLPLHGFSSHSSFTSCMLRRHYKVQKPLISTLTSLSLHCISASSKKLSSRGFLHPLRSSFEGIPSEFVEDSKFVPLNADDPVYGPPALLLLGFEIDETNEIQKFLKAIDGEFMKIIHCTEEMLNQSVWDAVNTEQPSLEAVKIAKSLPRICLLSGLSGEEMMMFIDAFPETGLKEAVFAAVVPNSADKLLSEVVEEIMGDHEMLSAQNSS comes from the exons atGGCAAAATCCATCACTCTTCCTCTTCATGGATTCTCCTCCCATTCATCTTTCACTAGTTGCATGTTGAGAAGGCACTACAAGGTacaaaaacctctaatttctacACTCACTTCTCTGAGCTTGCATTGTATCTCAGCTTCTTCAAAGAAATTGAGCAGCAGAGGATTCCTTCATCCACTGAGAAGTTCCTTTGAAG ggattccaagtgaattTGTAGAGGATTCCAAATTTGTTCCTTTGAATGCTGATGATCCTGTTTATGGTCCTCCT GCTCTGttgctattgggatttgaaattGATGAAACAAATGAG ATTCAGAAATTTTTGAAGGCCATTGATGGTGAGTTTATGAAG ATTATTCATTGCACCGAAGAAATGCTCAATCAATCAGTTTGGGATGCAGTAAACACAGAACAACCTAGTTTAGAAGCTGTTAAG ATTGCTAAATCATTGCCAAGAATATGTCTTCTTTCTGGTTTAAGCGGCGAGGAGATGATGATGTTTATTGACGCATTTCCTGAAACTG GATTGAAAGAAGCTGTTTTTGCAGCAGTTGTTCCCAATAGTGCAGATAAACTTCTCAGTGAAGTTGTAGAAGAGATCATGGGGGATCATGAAATGCTG TCTGCTCAGAACTCAAGCTGA
- the LOC120270923 gene encoding uncharacterized protein LOC120270923: MASLRMLDSADSRHLMKSVEEYLRHLIGNHCTGDSNEMALLPEGITDLLHHEMLSVRLCHWLNFQKPSRLWLDFPDLSISSCIRNLMPGALIRNSLLFPR, translated from the exons ATGGCATCTTTGCGTATGCTTGATTCTGCCGACTCAAGGCACCTGATGAAGAGTGTTGAGGAGTATCTAAGGCATCTTATAGGCAACCATTGCACTGGAGACAGTAATGAG ATGGCTTTGTTGCCCGAAGGCATTACTGACTTGCTGCATCATGAAATGCTATCTGTGAGACTGTGCCATTG GTTGAACTTTCAGAAACCGTCCAGATTGTGGCTTGACTTTCCAGATCTAAGCATAAGTAGTTGCATAAGGAATTTAATGCCTGGAGCTTTGATTCGGAATTCTCTGCTTTTCCCCCGTTAA